In Uranotaenia lowii strain MFRU-FL chromosome 2, ASM2978415v1, whole genome shotgun sequence, one genomic interval encodes:
- the LOC129744243 gene encoding alanine--tRNA ligase, cytoplasmic, translating into MDTTLTAKQIRNVFLDFFKEKEHLYVHSSSTIPLDDPTLLFANAGMNQFKPIFLGTVDPNSDMSKWVRTANTQKCIRAGGKHNDLDDVGKDVYHHTFFEMLGNWSFGDYFKKEICTWAWELLTDRLKLPKERLYVTYFGGHPEAGLEPDLECREIWLKLGVKEEHILPGSMKDNFWEMGETGPCGPCSELHFDRIGGRSVPELVNMDDPDVLEIWNLVFIQYNREQDSSLKLLPKKHIDCGMGFERLVSVIQDKRSNYDTDVFVPIFDAIQKGTGAPGYQGRVGADDVDGIDMAYRVLADHARTITIALADGGFPDNTGRGYVLRRILRRAVRYGTEKLNAKPGFFATLVDTVVSLLGDTFPEVKKDPQHIKNIINEEEQQFLKTLTRGRNLLNRTIAKLGDSKTIPGDVAWRLYDTYGFPIDLTQLMAEEKHMVIDMEGYEKAKHQSYILSQGKEKTKVATVDLDVHAISELQEKKFPTTNDSFKYRYTADTEPMAEYKFEPCDGKVLALRYNNAFVEEVQAGQECGVILDKTNFYAESGGQIYDQGYLVKVNDESTEFNVNLVYNRGGYILHIGVVEGILRVGDEVHCHMDTVRRQLTMKNHSATHALNHSLLQVLGQDTDQRGSLVVPEKLRFDFTNKAAMTVEQVAEAERLTREVVKNNVKVYAKESNLAVAKSIRGLRSVFDEVYPDPVRVIAFGVPVEELEANPTGEAGVKNSVEFCGGTHLQQSGHMWDFVITTEEAIAKGIRRIVALTGPEALKAIKKTELLENELNLLKATIEADKTAKDSKEHVKKIIELNEDVSQAVIPYVKKDEIRNVLKTLKKTLDDKERTARAAVSTLVVEKAKELSLANKEATFLVHRLEAFNNTKALDAALKEVRKINPEQSALFVSSDPDSKKIFCLASVPKSAVDKGLKANEWISHISPSMGGKGGGKPESAQASGGNFDRVEEILELARTFAATKLS; encoded by the exons ATGGATACTACCCTGACAGCCAAGCAGATCCGGAACGTTTTTCTGGACTTTTTCAAGGAGAAGGAGCATCTATACGTGCACTCGTCATCTACGATTCCGCTGGACGACCCAACGCTTTTGTTTGCCAATGCTGGAATGAACCAATTTAAGCCGATTTTCCTGGGGACGGTTGATCCGAACAGCGATATGTCCAAGTGGGTCCGGACGGCCAACACGCAGAAGTGCATCCGTGCTGGAGGTAAACATAACGATCTGGACGATGTCGGCAAGGACGTGTATCATCATACGTTCTTTGAGATGTTAGGGAATTGGTCCTTCGGGGATTACTTTAAGAAAGAAATCTGCACCTGGGCGTGGGAGTTGTTGACTGATAGGCTGAAGCTTCCTAAGGAGCGGTTATATGTAACGTATTTCGGGGGACATCCGGAGGCTGGATTGGAACCGGATCTAGAGTGTCGCGAAATCTGGCTGAAGCTTGGAGTAAAGGAGGAACACATCCTGCCCGGAAGTATGAAGGATAACTTCTGGGAAATGGGTGAGACTGGACCCTGTGGTCCATGTTCTGAGCTGCATTTCGACCGTATTGGCGGTAGAAGTGTCCCAGAGCTGGTCAACATGGATGATCCAGATGTTCTGGAAATTTGGAATCTTGTGTTTATTCAGTACAATCGAGAACAGGATAGTTCTCTCAAGCTACTTCCCAAGAAACACATTGATTGTGGCATGGGATTTGAGAGATTAGTCTCGGTCATTCAAGATAAACGCTCCAACTACGACACCGATGTGTTTGTTCCTATATTCGATGCCATTCAGAAAGGAACAGGCGCTCCAGGTTATCAGGGTCGTGTTGGGGCAGATGATGTCGATGGAATCGATATGGCCTACAGAGTTCTCGCCGATCATGCTCGTACTATTACTATTGCTCTGGCTGATGGAGGTTTCCCAGATAACACCGGTCGAGGATACGTTTTGCGTCGTATTCTTCGACGTGCCGTGCGTTATGGAACGGAAAAGTTGAACGCTAAACCCGGTTTCTTTGCCACGCTTGTAGACACGGTAGTTTCCCTACTCGGCGATACTTTCCCCGAAGTCAAGAAGGATCCTCAACACATCAAGAACATTATCAACGAAGAGGAACAGCAATTCTTGAAAACGCTTACCCGTGGTCGCAATCTTCTAAACCGTACGATCGCCAAACTTGGTGATAGCAAAACCATTCCTGGAGATGTTGCTTGGCGTCTATACGATACCTATGGTTTCCCAATCGATCTTACCCAGCTGATGGCCGAAGAAAAACACATGGTCATCGATATGGAGGGTTACGAGAAGGCGAAACATCAGTCCTATATCCTATCCCAGGGCAAGGAAAAAACCAAGGTTGCTACCGTCGACTTGGATGTGCATGCCATTTCGGAGCTGCAGGAAAAGAAGTTCCCTACCACGAACGATTCCTTCAAGTATCGTTACACCGCGGACACGGAACCGATGGCCGAATATAAATTTGAGCCCTGCGACGGCAAGGTGCTGGCCCTGCGCTACAACAACGCTTTCGTTGAGGAGGTTCAAGCCGGGCAGGAGTGTGGCGTGATTCTGGACAAAACTAACTTCTACGCGGAAAGCGGCGGTCAAATTTACGATCAGGGTTATTTGGTAAAG GTCAACGACGAAAGTACCGAATTCAACGTCAATCTGGTTTACAATCGTGGTGGCTACATCCTGCACATCGGAGTCGTCGAGGGAATTTTGCGTGTCGGTGATGAAGTGCACTGCCACATGGACACGGTGCGACGTCAGTTGACCATGAAGAACCATTCGGCCACCCATGCATTGAACCATTCGCTGCTGCAGGTTCTCGGACAGGATACTGATCAGCGTGGATCTTTGGTGGTGCCGGAGAAGTTGCGATTCGATTTCACCAACAAAGCCGCCATGACCGTCGAACAAGTTGCTGAAGCCGAGCGGTTGACCCGGGAAGTTGTTAAAAATAATGTCAAGGTTTACGCTAAGGAATCAAACTTGGCCGTTGCCAAGTCCATTCGTGGGCTGCGTTCCGTTTTCGACGAAGTCTATCCGGATCCGGTTCGAGTAATTGCATTCGGAGTCCCGGTTGAGGAATTGGAAGCAAACCCAACGGGAGAGGCTGGAGTTAAAAATTCGGTAGAATTCTGTGGCGGTACTCATCTACAGCAGTCCGGTCATATGTGGGACTTTGTGATCACCACCGAGGAAGCTATCGCCAAAGGCATTCGGCGAATCGTTGCTCTTACTGGACCGGAAGCTTTGAAGGCTATCAAAAAGACCGAACTGTTGGAAAATGAATTGAACCTGTTGAAGGCTACGATTGAGGCTGATAAAACCGCAAAAGATTCGAAGGAACATGTCAAGAAAATTATCGAACTTAACGAAGATGTTTCACAAGCCGTTATTCCTTACGTGAAAAAGGATGAAATTCGCAATGTTTTGAAAACGTTGAAGAAAACCTTGGACGACAAGGAGCGAACAGCCCGTGCAGCAGTCAGCACTCTCGTTGTCGAAAAAGCCAAGGAACTCTCGCTGGCCAACAAGGAAGCCACTTTCCTGGTTCACCGATTGGAAGCCTTCAACAACACCAAGGCCCTCGATGCTGCCCTCAAGGAGGTTAGGAAAATCAATCCGGAACAATCGGCCCTGTTCGTTTCCTCGGATCCGGATTCGAAAAAGATTTTCTGCTTGGCTTCGGTGCCTAAATCAGCTGTCGATAAGGGTCTCAAAGCCAACGAATGGATATCGCACATTTCACCGAGCATGGGAGGAAAGGGGGGTGGCAAACCGGAATCCGCCCAGGCCTCCGGCGGAAACTTCGATAGGGTTGAAGAGATTCTCGAACTTGCACGTACTTTTGCTGCTACGAAGCTGTCATAA
- the LOC129746316 gene encoding WD repeat-containing protein 82 → MKLIDSVVRSFKVAKVFRENTDKINAIDYSTNGEMLISCSEDDQIVLYDCEKGTQIRTVNSKKYGVDLIHFTHANNTAIHSSTKVDDTIRYLSLHDNKYLRYFPGHTKKVISLNISPVEDTFLSGSLDKTLRLWDLRSPNCQGVMHLNGRPVAAYDPEGLIFAAGVNSESIKLYDLRSFDKGPFVTFKLNQEKECDWTGLKFSRDGKTILISTNGSIIRLIDAFHGTPLQTFTGHLNNKGIPIEAAFSPDSQFIFSGSTDGRVHVWNADTGYKICVLNGDHPGPIQCVQFNPKFMMLASACTNMAFWLPTAEDS, encoded by the exons ATGAAGCTGATCGACTCGGTCGTTCGAAGCTTCAAGGTAGCCAAAGTGTTCCGGGAGAACACCGACAAAATCAACGCTATCGACTACTCGACCAATGGGGAAATGTTGATCAGTTGCAGCGAGGACGACCAGATAGTGCTGTACGATTGCGAGAAGGGAACTCAGATCCGGACGGTGAATTCGAAAAAGTACGGTGTAGATCTGATCCACTTCACACACGCCAACAATACGGCCATTCACAGTTCGACCAAAGTGGATGACACAATCCGGTATTTGAGTCTTCACGACAATAAGTATTTGCGGTATTTCCCTGGGCACACGAAGAAGGTCATCTCGTTGAATATTTCCCCGGTAGAAGACACCTTCCTGTCGGGATCGTTAGACAAAACCTTGCGCCTCTGGGATTTACGTTCTCCCAATTGCCAGGGTGTGATGCACCTGAATGGTCGTCCGGTGGCTGCGTACGATCCGGAGGGACTAATTTTTGCTGCCGGCGTTAATTCTGAGAGTATCAAGCTGTACGATTTGCGATCGTTTGATAAGGGCCCATTCGTAACATTCAAGCTGAACCAGGAAAAGGAATGCGATTGGACTGGGCTGAAGTTCTCCCGGGACGGGAAGACGATTCTGATCAGCACTAATGGGTCCATCATTAGGCTGATCGATGCCTTCCACGGGACGCCTCTTCAAACATTCACAG GTCACCTCAACAACAAAGGTATCCCAATCGAGGCAGCTTTCAGTCCCGATTCGCAGTTCATTTTCTCCGGGAGCACTGATGGGCGGGTGCATGTGTGGAATGCCGATACCGGGTACAAAATTTGCGTGCTCAACGGAGATCATCCGGGTCCGATCCAGTGTGTCCAGTTTAATCCGAAGTTTATGATGCTGGCATCGGCCTGCACCAATATGGCCTTCTGGCTGCCTACGGCAGAAGATTCCTAA
- the LOC129747138 gene encoding mitochondrial ribosome-associated GTPase 2, with protein sequence MFAPWLRRLAPLTLRTGSALFPMQNAHFSQRVPIALRSKKAKSDNPSTQYFVDCKHVRTVGGKGGDGCISFLRLWCNENAGPDGGDGGHGGHVVFQATSDIKDLNHVTTLLSADAGDKGRNKDCHGKNASHTVVKVPLGTIIKSDSGKVVGDLHSEGMMFVAARGGSGGKGNHFFISDLEQAPQVAEFGAQGEDKSYILELRSMAHIGFIGLPNAGKSTLLRAISRARPKVASYPFTTLKPHLGMVQYDDYEQIAVADLPGLIPDSHKNKGLGIQFLKHAERCNILLFVVDVSSDEPWLHYQTLMHELSMFSEELAERPKMIIANKIDLPEAEKNLQLLEHHVDVPVIPISAKMGTNVAELLKEIRSVYDGVRQKEKELGEPRRSDANEGLP encoded by the exons ATGTTTGCTCCCTGGCTTAGAAGGTTAGCGCCACTCACATTGAGGACTGGTTCTGCATTGTTTCCGATGCAGAACGCCCATTTTTCCCAACGTGTTCCCATTGCTTTGCGTAGCAAGAAAGCTAAATCGGACAATCCTTCG ACGCAATATTTTGTCGACTGTAAACACGTGCGAACGGTGGGCGGAAAGGGCGGAGATGGCTGTATCTCGTTTCTTCGATTGTGGTGCAACGAAAATGCCGGTCCCGATGGAGGAGATGGTGGTCATGGGGGACATGTTGTGTTCCAG GCTACTTCCGACATTAAAGATCTGAACCACGTAACGACACTGCTGAGCGCTGATGCGGGAGACAAAGGTCGCAACAAGGATTGTCACGGTAAAAATGCCAGTCACACGGTAGTTAAAGTCCCACTGGGAACAATTATCAAAAGCGATTCGGGGAAAGTCGTTGGCGATTTGCACAGCGAAGGAATGATGTTCGTAGCTGCTAGGGGTGGATCTGGTGGAAAGGGTAATCATTTCTTCATCAGTGATCTGGAGCAAGCTCCGCAGGTTGCAGAATTCGGAGCTCAGGGAGAAGACAAATCCTACATTCTGGAGCTCAGAAGCATGGCTCACATTGGATTCATTGGCTTACCGAATGCCGGCAAAAGTACGTTACTGAGAGCGATTTCCAGGGCACGACCCAAAGTTGCCTCGTATCCGTTTACCACCCTCAAACCTCATCTGGGTATGGTTCAGTACGACGACTATGAACAGATAGCAGTGGCCGATCTTCCTGGGTTGATTCCGGATTCCCACAAGAACAAAGGTCTCGGAATACAATTCCTGAAGCATGCTGAACGATGCAATATTCTCCTTTTTGTGGTTGACGTTTCCTCGGACGAACCGTGGCTTCATTACCAAACGTTGATGCATGAGTTGTCTATGTTCAGTGAAGAGCTGGCCGAAAGACCAAAAATGATTATAGCGAACAAAATCGACCTCCCGGAAGCGGAGAAAAATCTTCAGCTCCTAGAGCATCACGTAGACGTGCCGGTCATACCAATTAGTGCCAAAATGGGTACCAATGTGGCCGAACTGCTCAAGGAAATTCGATCCGTTTACGACGGAGTCCGGCAAAAAGAGAAAGAACTCGGTGAGCCGCGGAGGTCTGATGCGAACGAAGGACTGCCTTGA